One Simonsiella muelleri ATCC 29453 DNA window includes the following coding sequences:
- the mobA gene encoding molybdenum cofactor guanylyltransferase codes for MMNNNNPVLILCGGRSSRMGSPKPLLMFGGQTLIARQVTNALSNRPVWLAADNTRFPNTDGAHYLPDQLPGKQGALSAILPALELAKKQGLSGIYVLSCDTLLLPEQLISLFQSVQDNSVFKQGITLLNDDGQFLPLLAHWSVEVAGSLKNALEQNNKRVQWFVKSQPHQSIDLPREWAKFCHFNTPNEFELAKLAFQAA; via the coding sequence ATGATGAATAATAACAATCCAGTACTTATTCTCTGTGGTGGACGCAGTTCGCGTATGGGCAGCCCTAAACCGCTTTTGATGTTTGGCGGTCAAACGCTGATTGCGCGACAAGTCACCAACGCTTTGTCAAATCGCCCTGTTTGGTTGGCGGCGGACAACACGCGTTTTCCGAATACAGATGGCGCACATTATTTGCCCGACCAATTGCCTGGAAAGCAGGGCGCGTTATCAGCGATTTTACCCGCGTTGGAATTGGCAAAAAAACAAGGACTTTCAGGAATTTATGTCTTGTCATGTGATACTTTATTGCTGCCTGAACAACTGATTTCATTATTTCAATCTGTTCAAGATAATTCTGTTTTTAAACAAGGTATTACATTATTGAATGATGATGGGCAATTTTTGCCATTATTGGCGCATTGGTCTGTTGAAGTTGCAGGCAGCCTGAAAAATGCGTTAGAACAAAATAATAAGCGTGTTCAATGGTTTGTGAAATCGCAGCCACATCAATCCATTGATTTACCAAGAGAATGGGCAAAATTTTGTCATTTTAATACGCCTAATGAATTTGAATTGGCGAAATTGGCGTTTCAGGCAGCCTGA
- the moaC gene encoding cyclic pyranopterin monophosphate synthase MoaC codes for MSKITHLTSDGHTHMVDVSDKAVTKRMAIAEGTVYFPPEIYAQIQASHRQTAKGTITEIARIAGIMAAKNTASIIPLCHPMMLERCKLFFEYQDDTNSLHIRAEVGITHKTGVEMEALTAVSAAALTVYDMTKALSHDIVIGDIQLVHKSGGKSEFNR; via the coding sequence ATGAGTAAAATCACACATTTGACATCAGACGGACACACGCATATGGTGGACGTTTCTGATAAAGCCGTTACCAAACGCATGGCGATTGCCGAAGGGACGGTTTATTTTCCGCCCGAAATTTACGCTCAAATCCAAGCGTCTCACAGGCAAACCGCCAAAGGCACAATTACCGAAATTGCCCGAATTGCGGGGATTATGGCAGCAAAAAATACCGCCAGTATTATTCCACTTTGTCATCCGATGATGTTGGAACGTTGTAAATTATTTTTTGAATATCAAGATGATACAAATAGTTTGCACATTCGTGCAGAAGTGGGCATTACCCACAAAACAGGTGTGGAGATGGAAGCATTGACCGCCGTATCTGCTGCTGCGCTAACCGTATATGACATGACCAAAGCGTTAAGCCATGACATTGTGATTGGCGATATTCAACTTGTTCATAAATCAGGTGGGAAAAGTGAATTTAATCGTTAA
- a CDS encoding molybdenum cofactor biosynthesis protein MoaE, giving the protein MNQYFDITENKIDPNILREQLTQKANCGAFCSFEGWVRNYNDGKGVDYLIYSTYLELALVQGKAVIEQAKQQFKIEDAVCVHRVGRLDIGDMAVWVGVTAGHRDAAFAACRFIIDTVKAEVPIWKQEFYADKINKTAWLVNPEAL; this is encoded by the coding sequence ATGAATCAATACTTTGATATTACAGAAAATAAGATTGACCCAAATATTTTACGTGAACAACTCACGCAAAAAGCCAATTGTGGTGCGTTTTGCAGTTTTGAAGGTTGGGTTCGCAATTACAATGACGGTAAAGGCGTGGATTATTTGATTTATTCCACTTATTTGGAATTGGCTTTGGTGCAAGGTAAAGCCGTGATTGAGCAAGCAAAACAACAGTTTAAAATAGAAGATGCTGTGTGTGTGCATCGCGTTGGGCGGTTGGATATTGGCGATATGGCGGTTTGGGTGGGTGTAACTGCAGGGCATCGTGATGCGGCATTTGCGGCTTGCCGTTTCATCATCGATACCGTGAAAGCTGAAGTGCCTATTTGGAAACAGGAATTTTATGCCGATAAAATCAATAAAACGGCTTGGTTGGTTAATCCAGAAGCGTTGTAA
- a CDS encoding lysophospholipid acyltransferase family protein: protein MLILLFKFISRIPLPILHFWGNILGYVMYYAVPRERNKIAENLQIAQLPHDKKSVLHVCQETIKGGLELPVAFFRQPEEISALFHEVYGWEHIQAALSQNQGLLLLTPHLGSYDLAGRYLSERLPFPLTAMYKPPQIKAFNEIMQLGRVRGKGKTAPTNLQGVKQIIKALRAGEATIVLPDHVPDPAEGDGVWAHFFGKPALTMTLASKLAQINHVRTLFFVGERLTNGRGFALHIAPLSGSLNGNKQHDAQIINNNIEQWIRRFPEQYLFAYNRFKNPTGVPPTVE, encoded by the coding sequence ATGTTGATTTTATTATTTAAATTCATTTCTCGCATACCATTGCCCATATTGCATTTTTGGGGCAATATTTTAGGTTATGTTATGTATTACGCCGTACCACGAGAACGCAATAAAATTGCTGAAAATTTACAAATTGCGCAATTACCTCATGATAAAAAATCCGTATTACACGTTTGTCAAGAAACCATCAAAGGTGGTTTAGAGTTGCCTGTGGCGTTTTTCAGGCAGCCTGAAGAGATTTCTGCATTATTTCATGAAGTTTATGGTTGGGAGCATATTCAAGCTGCTTTATCGCAAAATCAAGGTTTATTATTGCTGACACCACATTTGGGGAGCTACGATTTGGCTGGACGTTATTTGAGTGAACGGCTGCCATTTCCACTTACCGCCATGTATAAACCGCCTCAAATCAAAGCATTTAATGAAATCATGCAATTAGGGCGCGTACGTGGCAAAGGCAAAACCGCCCCAACCAATTTGCAAGGCGTCAAACAAATCATCAAAGCCCTACGCGCTGGCGAAGCCACAATTGTGCTACCCGACCACGTCCCCGACCCTGCCGAAGGCGATGGCGTGTGGGCGCATTTTTTCGGTAAACCCGCACTAACCATGACATTAGCGAGCAAATTAGCGCAAATTAATCATGTACGTACATTGTTTTTTGTGGGCGAACGGCTGACAAATGGACGTGGATTTGCGTTGCACATTGCCCCGCTTTCAGGCAGCCTGAATGGCAACAAACAACATGATGCACAAATCATCAATAACAATATAGAACAATGGATTAGGCGTTTTCCTGAACAATATTTGTTTGCGTACAATCGTTTCAAAAACCCGACTGGTGTTCCGCCAACCGTTGAATAA
- the moaD gene encoding molybdopterin converting factor subunit 1, which yields MLKLINVLYFAALREQAAQEQESRQTAAHTPAELYTELQAVYHFNLPKERLRVAVNHAFCDWQTELKDGDVVAFIPPVSGG from the coding sequence ATGTTAAAATTAATTAATGTGTTATATTTTGCTGCCTTGCGTGAACAGGCAGCGCAAGAGCAAGAATCGCGCCAAACTGCCGCTCATACACCGGCTGAACTCTACACCGAATTACAGGCTGTCTATCACTTTAATTTACCAAAAGAACGCTTACGCGTGGCAGTCAATCATGCGTTTTGTGATTGGCAAACTGAATTGAAAGATGGCGATGTGGTGGCGTTTATTCCGCCTGTTTCAGGAGGTTAA
- the murI gene encoding glutamate racemase, translated as MMSPNNEKPIGVFDSGVGGLTVVRALMERLPNENIVYFGDTARVPYGVKSRNTIEEFTAQIVEFLLQNEVKALVIACNTIAAVAYKRVQQMVGNMPIISVIEAGAQAALATTRNNHIGVIATSTTVNSNAYARAIHAQNPDTRILSQASPILVPLVEEGWLDHEVTRLTVREYLKPILAEDVDTLVLGCTHYPLLKPLIKKEANTLELVDSSITTAEATAQALLDAHLLNTSQQMPDYRFYVSDIPLRFQTIGERFLGRSLEQIEMMRLG; from the coding sequence ATGATGTCTCCGAACAACGAAAAACCGATTGGCGTTTTTGATTCGGGTGTGGGCGGTTTAACCGTGGTCCGCGCTTTGATGGAACGCTTGCCCAATGAAAACATTGTCTATTTTGGTGATACTGCGCGTGTACCCTATGGCGTAAAATCGCGTAACACAATTGAAGAATTTACCGCACAAATTGTTGAATTTTTATTGCAAAATGAAGTCAAAGCCCTTGTGATTGCATGCAATACCATTGCTGCCGTTGCCTACAAACGTGTACAACAAATGGTGGGCAATATGCCCATAATCAGCGTCATTGAAGCAGGCGCACAAGCCGCACTTGCCACCACGCGCAACAACCATATTGGCGTGATTGCCACCAGTACCACAGTAAACAGCAACGCCTACGCTCGCGCCATTCACGCACAAAACCCCGATACTCGGATTTTGTCGCAAGCTAGCCCTATTCTCGTGCCATTGGTCGAAGAAGGTTGGCTCGATCACGAAGTAACGCGCCTAACCGTACGCGAATATTTGAAGCCCATTTTGGCAGAAGATGTGGACACACTGGTGCTGGGTTGCACCCACTATCCATTACTTAAACCATTGATTAAAAAAGAAGCCAATACATTAGAATTGGTGGATTCTTCCATCACAACCGCCGAAGCCACCGCACAAGCTTTGTTGGATGCCCATTTGCTCAACACCAGCCAACAAATGCCCGATTACCGCTTTTATGTATCTGATATTCCATTGCGATTTCAGACGATTGGCGAACGATTTTTGGGACGCAGTTTAGAACAAATTGAGATGATGCGGTTGGGTTGA
- the thrS gene encoding threonine--tRNA ligase, which produces MLNITLPDGSVRQYESPTTVMQIAQSIGAGLAKVTVAGKVNGVLRDACDPITEDATVQIITPKDQDGVEIIRHSCAHLVGHAVKQLFPNAKMVIGPVIDEGFYYDIATEKPFTPEDMAAIEERMKQLINQDYDVIKKMTPRAEVIEIFKNRGEEYKLRLIDDMADDITEMGMYFHQEYVDMCRGPHVPNTRFLKHFKLTKMSGAYWRGDSNNEQLQRIYGTAWANKDELKAYITRIEEAEKRDHRKLGKQLDLFHLQDEAPGMVFWHPRGWALWQVIEQHMRHELTAAGYQEVKTPQVMDKTFWEKSGHWANYKDNMFLTSSEKRDYAVKPMNCPGHVQIFNHALRSYRDLPMRLAEFGSCHRNEPSGALHGLMRVRGFVQDDAHIFCTEDQIAEETRKFNLLVMKIYQQFGFENVSIKLSLRPEKRAGSDEIWDKAEQGLRDALTACGVEWEELPGEGAFYGPKVEYHIKDALGRSWQCGTIQLDFVLPERLDAEYVTEDNNKARPVMLHRAILGSLERFIGILIEEHAGSFPLWLAPVQMVVMNISEGQAAYAAEVQAKLQAAGFRVDLDTRNEKIGYKIRDNSTMRYPYQLTVGDKEMANGQVSIRKKAENLGSVSVNELIEMLKKEIAETIGQP; this is translated from the coding sequence ATGTTAAATATTACCCTACCAGACGGCAGTGTGCGCCAATATGAGTCGCCCACTACTGTGATGCAAATTGCGCAATCTATTGGCGCAGGTCTTGCCAAAGTGACTGTGGCAGGCAAAGTCAACGGCGTGTTGCGCGATGCGTGCGACCCGATTACCGAAGACGCCACCGTACAAATCATCACACCCAAAGACCAAGACGGCGTGGAAATTATCCGCCATTCGTGTGCGCATTTGGTTGGGCACGCTGTGAAACAGTTGTTTCCCAATGCAAAAATGGTTATTGGGCCAGTGATTGACGAAGGTTTCTACTACGACATCGCCACCGAAAAACCATTCACACCCGAAGACATGGCAGCGATTGAAGAGCGCATGAAGCAGTTGATTAATCAAGATTATGACGTGATTAAAAAAATGACGCCGCGTGCTGAAGTGATTGAAATTTTTAAAAATCGTGGCGAAGAATACAAATTGCGTCTGATTGATGATATGGCGGACGACATCACCGAAATGGGCATGTATTTTCATCAAGAATACGTGGATATGTGTCGCGGTCCACACGTCCCCAATACACGTTTCTTGAAACATTTTAAATTAACCAAAATGTCGGGCGCATACTGGCGCGGCGACAGCAATAACGAGCAATTACAACGTATTTACGGCACAGCTTGGGCAAACAAAGACGAGCTCAAAGCCTACATCACGCGCATTGAAGAAGCAGAAAAACGCGACCATCGCAAATTAGGTAAGCAATTGGATTTATTCCATTTGCAAGACGAAGCGCCTGGTATGGTGTTTTGGCATCCACGCGGTTGGGCATTGTGGCAAGTCATTGAGCAACATATGCGCCACGAATTGACAGCGGCGGGTTATCAAGAAGTGAAAACGCCACAAGTGATGGACAAAACTTTTTGGGAAAAATCAGGGCATTGGGCGAACTATAAAGACAATATGTTTTTGACTTCATCGGAAAAACGCGATTATGCCGTTAAACCCATGAATTGTCCCGGACACGTTCAAATTTTTAATCACGCGTTGCGTTCGTACCGTGATTTGCCGATGCGTTTGGCGGAATTTGGTTCGTGCCACCGCAATGAGCCAAGCGGTGCGCTGCATGGTTTGATGCGTGTGCGTGGTTTTGTGCAAGATGACGCGCATATTTTCTGTACCGAAGACCAAATCGCTGAAGAAACACGTAAATTTAATTTGCTGGTGATGAAAATTTATCAACAGTTTGGTTTTGAAAACGTGAGCATTAAATTATCGTTACGCCCCGAAAAACGTGCAGGCAGCGATGAAATTTGGGATAAAGCCGAACAAGGTTTGCGCGATGCTTTGACCGCTTGCGGTGTGGAATGGGAAGAATTACCTGGCGAAGGCGCATTTTATGGCCCGAAAGTAGAGTATCACATCAAAGACGCATTGGGACGCTCTTGGCAATGTGGCACAATTCAATTAGATTTTGTGCTGCCTGAACGCTTGGACGCGGAATACGTTACCGAAGACAACAACAAAGCTCGTCCTGTGATGTTGCACCGTGCGATTTTGGGTTCGTTGGAACGCTTTATCGGCATTTTGATTGAAGAACACGCGGGTTCGTTCCCGTTGTGGCTCGCACCTGTACAAATGGTGGTGATGAATATTTCCGAAGGTCAAGCGGCTTACGCAGCAGAAGTGCAAGCGAAATTGCAGGCAGCTGGTTTCCGCGTGGATTTGGATACGCGCAACGAAAAAATTGGCTACAAAATTCGCGACAACAGCACCATGCGTTATCCGTATCAATTAACGGTCGGCGACAAGGAAATGGCAAACGGTCAAGTTTCCATTCGCAAAAAAGCAGAGAATTTGGGCAGTGTCAGCGTAAACGAGTTGATTGAGATGTTGAAAAAAGAAATTGCGGAAACAATTGGGCAACCTTGA
- a CDS encoding YebC/PmpR family DNA-binding transcriptional regulator produces the protein MEQFLAGHSKWANIQHKKARVDAQRGKIFTKLIKEITVAAREGGGDPASNPRLRLAMDKAWDANMPKDNVQRAIDKGTGNLEGVDYIELRYEGYGIGGAALMVDCMTDNKTRTVADVRHAFTKNGGNLGTDGCVAFNFVHQGYLVFTDADEDKLMEAALEAGAEDVIVDDEGIIEVITTPSDWASVKSALETAGFTSQAGDVTMRAQNETVLTGDDAVKMQKLLDALESLDDVQDVYTSAVLHLE, from the coding sequence ATGGAGCAATTCTTAGCGGGACACAGTAAATGGGCCAATATTCAACACAAAAAAGCGCGTGTTGATGCACAGCGTGGCAAAATTTTTACCAAATTAATCAAAGAAATCACTGTTGCGGCACGTGAAGGTGGTGGCGACCCTGCTTCCAATCCACGTCTACGATTGGCTATGGATAAAGCTTGGGATGCCAATATGCCCAAAGACAACGTACAACGCGCCATTGACAAAGGTACTGGTAACCTAGAAGGTGTTGATTATATTGAACTTCGCTATGAAGGCTATGGCATCGGTGGCGCAGCTTTGATGGTGGATTGCATGACCGATAATAAAACACGTACTGTTGCAGATGTGCGACACGCATTCACTAAAAACGGCGGCAATTTGGGTACAGATGGATGCGTGGCGTTCAATTTCGTGCATCAAGGTTATTTAGTTTTTACCGATGCAGACGAAGACAAATTAATGGAAGCTGCTTTGGAAGCTGGTGCGGAAGACGTCATTGTTGATGATGAAGGCATTATTGAAGTGATTACCACACCTTCAGATTGGGCATCAGTAAAATCAGCTCTAGAGACCGCAGGTTTTACATCACAAGCTGGCGATGTAACCATGAGAGCACAAAACGAAACCGTTTTAACTGGCGATGATGCGGTGAAAATGCAAAAACTATTGGACGCACTGGAAAGTTTAGATGATGTGCAAGACGTTTACACATCTGCGGTATTGCATCTAGAATAA
- a CDS encoding single-stranded DNA-binding protein, with product MSLNKVMLIGRLGRDPEVRYMPSGEAVCNFSLATSESWNDKKSGNRVERTEWHNISMYGRLAEIAGQYLKKGGQVYIEGRIQSRKYTDKQGMERTAYDIVANEMKMLGSKNDNSHSDNADGWDDGAYSSHSYAAPKAEVADAPPPSAPQKRSAPVAPTVPVEDIDEDIPF from the coding sequence ATGTCATTGAATAAAGTGATGTTAATTGGGCGTTTGGGGCGAGACCCAGAAGTTCGTTATATGCCAAGTGGTGAAGCGGTGTGCAATTTTTCGCTTGCCACGTCCGAGAGTTGGAATGACAAAAAAAGCGGTAATCGCGTGGAGCGTACCGAATGGCACAATATTTCCATGTATGGGCGTTTAGCCGAAATTGCGGGGCAATACCTAAAAAAAGGCGGTCAAGTCTACATTGAAGGGCGCATTCAATCACGAAAATACACCGACAAGCAAGGCATGGAGCGCACCGCCTATGATATTGTTGCCAATGAAATGAAAATGTTAGGCAGTAAAAATGACAACAGCCATAGCGATAATGCGGATGGTTGGGACGATGGTGCTTATTCGTCTCATTCATACGCTGCTCCTAAAGCTGAAGTTGCTGATGCGCCTCCTCCCTCAGCACCACAAAAACGTTCTGCGCCTGTGGCACCCACTGTGCCAGTGGAAGATATTGATGAAGATATTCCATTTTAA
- the moaB gene encoding molybdenum cofactor biosynthesis protein B: MSNNQIPDKDNPFKKPAPAFRPLNVHILTVTDTRTAKEDGSGNYLADAIEAAEHVLHSRDLVRDELYGIRAKVSVAIAHPEIDVILITGGTGMFPRDVTPDAVELLFDKKIDGFGEMFRAVSFEEIGMSTIQSRAIAGIANQTLIFCLPGSTGACRTAWEKIIQKQLDPRIESCGFTRVFNMWDKA, encoded by the coding sequence ATGTCCAATAATCAAATTCCAGATAAAGACAATCCATTCAAAAAACCTGCACCTGCATTTCGTCCGTTGAATGTGCATATTTTAACGGTAACCGATACCCGAACCGCCAAAGAAGACGGTAGCGGCAATTATTTGGCGGACGCGATTGAGGCTGCTGAACACGTTTTGCATTCACGTGATTTGGTTCGTGATGAGTTGTACGGTATTCGTGCCAAAGTGTCGGTAGCGATTGCGCATCCTGAAATTGACGTGATTTTAATTACAGGTGGAACGGGTATGTTTCCGCGCGATGTAACGCCTGACGCAGTAGAATTGTTGTTTGATAAGAAAATTGATGGTTTTGGCGAAATGTTTCGTGCAGTTTCATTTGAAGAAATTGGTATGTCTACAATCCAATCGCGTGCAATTGCGGGCATTGCCAATCAAACACTGATTTTCTGTTTACCAGGTTCAACGGGGGCATGTCGCACGGCTTGGGAAAAAATCATTCAAAAACAATTAGACCCACGCATTGAAAGTTGCGGTTTTACGCGCGTGTTTAATATGTGGGATAAGGCGTAA
- a CDS encoding MFS transporter, giving the protein MVKKNKIQMLSHEWRASTSLAGVYALRMLGMFLVLPVLALHAHGLAAHLPESEQLKMVGLAMAMYGLTQAILQLPLGILSDKIGRKKVIYMGMAVFAGGSFLAATAHSVEMLVLARAIQGAGAVSAAVTALLADLTREEVRTRAMSMIGLSIGLTFSVGLVLSPILTNWVGVNGLFMIMGVLSVASIVLVAFYTPNPEQSHLHQDTQAQTSRLGEVLRNSQLLRLNFGIFTLQAGLMAIFTALPFALRNLGWDKTEHWKIYLPATVIGLVLMVPAIIIGETRHKLKPVFVLGILLILLAQFGLIFSLHSIWAIGVALIVYFIGFNILEASMPSLVSKIAPPDLKGTAMGVYNTLQSIGVFSGGMIGARMYAVAGFSGVFGFCCVLIGVWLVLAMTAPAPLPVKNIVLALPEQWHNRLDELSGSLKNVAGVQTVSFSEDKRNIFIKALQQGFDEDKVKQILTGV; this is encoded by the coding sequence ATGGTAAAAAAGAACAAAATTCAAATGTTGTCGCATGAGTGGCGTGCTAGCACTTCGTTGGCTGGGGTGTACGCGTTGCGGATGCTGGGCATGTTTTTGGTGCTGCCTGTTTTGGCATTGCACGCACACGGTTTGGCAGCGCATTTACCTGAATCCGAACAACTTAAAATGGTGGGTTTAGCCATGGCGATGTATGGTTTGACTCAAGCCATTTTGCAACTGCCATTGGGGATTTTATCGGATAAAATCGGGCGCAAAAAAGTGATTTACATGGGTATGGCGGTATTTGCTGGGGGGAGTTTTTTGGCGGCGACAGCGCATTCGGTAGAAATGCTGGTGTTGGCGCGAGCGATTCAAGGAGCGGGCGCGGTGAGTGCGGCGGTAACCGCGTTACTGGCTGATTTGACACGCGAAGAAGTCCGAACACGTGCCATGTCTATGATTGGATTGAGTATTGGTCTGACATTTTCTGTGGGTTTGGTGTTGTCGCCGATTTTGACCAATTGGGTTGGTGTGAATGGTTTATTTATGATTATGGGGGTTTTGAGTGTGGCCAGTATTGTTTTGGTTGCTTTTTACACGCCCAACCCTGAACAATCTCATCTGCATCAAGATACCCAAGCACAAACCAGTCGTTTGGGCGAAGTGTTGCGAAACAGTCAATTATTACGCTTGAATTTTGGCATTTTTACCCTGCAAGCCGGTTTGATGGCGATTTTTACCGCGTTGCCATTTGCGTTACGCAATTTGGGTTGGGACAAAACCGAGCATTGGAAAATTTATTTGCCAGCTACGGTGATTGGTTTAGTTTTGATGGTTCCAGCGATTATTATTGGCGAAACGCGTCATAAATTGAAACCCGTATTTGTTTTAGGGATTTTATTGATTTTATTGGCACAATTTGGGTTGATTTTCAGCTTGCATTCTATTTGGGCGATTGGTGTGGCGTTGATTGTGTATTTTATTGGTTTTAATATTTTGGAAGCGAGTATGCCATCTTTGGTTTCCAAGATTGCGCCACCTGATTTAAAAGGTACGGCGATGGGTGTGTACAATACGCTGCAATCAATTGGGGTGTTTTCAGGAGGCATGATTGGTGCCAGAATGTACGCGGTGGCTGGATTTTCGGGGGTTTTTGGTTTTTGCTGTGTGTTAATTGGCGTGTGGTTGGTGTTGGCGATGACTGCACCTGCACCGTTACCCGTGAAAAATATCGTGTTGGCATTGCCTGAACAATGGCATAATCGTTTAGACGAGCTTTCAGGTAGCCTGAAAAATGTCGCAGGCGTGCAAACCGTGAGCTTTAGTGAAGATAAACGCAATATTTTTATCAAAGCATTACAACAAGGTTTTGACGAAGATAAAGTGAAACAAATTTTAACAGGAGTTTAA
- the moaA gene encoding GTP 3',8-cyclase MoaA, which yields MNLTDPFNRRLSYLRLSITDLCNYRCNYCLPNGYQGKAKPDELTLPEIETLVAVFAQNGTRKIRLTGGEPTLRADLPDIIAACRANPEIQHIALTTNAFKLGKLFPQYRVAGLDKLNVSIDSFQPETFHKITGKNECHHILNDLEQILADGFNNIKINTLLLKEHIEQTLPDAIEFVKTRPVTLRFIELMQTGDNFHFFNQQHISTSKIEQTLISQGWQLKPRDEHSGPAREYYHRDFAGGMGFIAPYSKDFCHSCNRLRITSQGKMHLCLFGGIAYDVRDFLRNNDRAGLSQFLHETIREKPEHHYLHDKKVGLIRNLSMTGG from the coding sequence ATGAATTTAACCGACCCATTCAACCGCCGATTAAGCTATTTGCGCTTATCTATCACGGATTTATGCAATTACCGTTGCAATTATTGTTTGCCCAACGGCTATCAAGGCAAAGCCAAACCCGATGAACTCACGCTGCCTGAAATTGAAACGTTGGTGGCGGTATTCGCACAAAACGGCACGCGCAAAATTCGTTTGACAGGCGGCGAACCGACTTTACGCGCCGATTTGCCCGATATCATCGCAGCGTGTCGTGCCAATCCCGAAATTCAACACATCGCACTCACGACTAACGCATTCAAATTAGGTAAATTATTTCCGCAATACCGCGTCGCAGGTTTGGACAAATTAAATGTGAGTATTGACAGTTTTCAGCCCGAAACGTTCCACAAAATCACAGGTAAAAACGAATGTCATCACATTTTGAATGATTTGGAACAGATTTTGGCAGATGGGTTTAATAATATTAAAATCAATACATTATTGTTGAAAGAACATATTGAACAAACTTTGCCTGATGCGATTGAATTTGTGAAAACGCGTCCCGTTACTTTGCGATTTATTGAATTGATGCAAACGGGTGATAATTTTCATTTTTTTAATCAACAGCATATTTCTACCAGCAAAATTGAACAAACCCTAATTTCACAAGGTTGGCAACTCAAACCACGTGATGAACATTCAGGACCCGCCCGTGAATATTATCATCGTGATTTTGCAGGCGGAATGGGTTTCATTGCGCCATACAGCAAGGATTTTTGCCATTCGTGTAATCGTTTGCGCATTACTTCACAAGGGAAAATGCACCTATGTTTATTTGGTGGAATAGCGTATGATGTGCGTGATTTTTTGCGCAATAATGACCGCGCAGGATTAAGCCAATTTTTACACGAAACCATTCGCGAAAAACCCGAACATCATTATTTGCACGACAAAAAAGTCGGTTTAATCAGAAACTTATCCATGACAGGGGGCTAA
- the purN gene encoding phosphoribosylglycinamide formyltransferase yields the protein MKNIVILISGRGSNMQAIVNTAIPNAKVVAVLSNNPNAAGLAWAAEHGIATAALNHKDFANRMDFDRAMMQLIDEYAPDLVVLAGFMRILTPEFCAHYENRCINIHPSLLPSFTGLHTHQRALDEGCRISGCTIHFVTEVLDNGAIIAQGVVPILDNDTADDIATRVLKVEHQLLPQAVADFISGNLKIVGKRVIKSNQVDDSVTLLA from the coding sequence ATGAAAAACATTGTCATTTTAATTTCAGGGCGTGGCAGCAATATGCAAGCCATTGTTAACACAGCTATTCCTAATGCTAAAGTTGTCGCTGTTTTGTCCAATAACCCAAATGCCGCAGGTTTGGCATGGGCCGCAGAACATGGTATCGCTACTGCCGCCTTGAATCACAAAGATTTCGCCAACCGCATGGATTTTGACCGCGCCATGATGCAATTAATTGATGAGTACGCCCCTGATTTGGTGGTTTTGGCAGGCTTTATGCGGATTTTGACCCCCGAATTTTGTGCGCATTACGAAAATCGCTGCATCAATATTCACCCATCTTTGTTACCATCGTTTACAGGTTTGCACACGCATCAACGAGCATTGGACGAAGGTTGTCGTATTTCAGGCTGCACCATTCATTTTGTAACTGAAGTGCTTGATAATGGTGCGATTATTGCTCAAGGCGTTGTCCCGATTTTGGATAACGACACGGCGGACGACATCGCCACGCGCGTGCTAAAAGTGGAACATCAATTGTTGCCACAAGCAGTAGCAGATTTTATTTCAGGCAACCTGAAAATTGTCGGTAAACGTGTTATTAAATCCAATCAAGTTGATGATTCGGTAACATTATTGGCGTAA